The following coding sequences lie in one Bacteroidota bacterium genomic window:
- a CDS encoding glycosyltransferase family 4 protein produces MRIGIEGQRLFRLKKHGMDMVALELIRNLQKIDTENEYFIFVKPDEDSGCLKATPNFHIIELDGGAYPVWEQKALPAAARQAGCDLLHCTSNTAPLRPGMPLIITLHDIIYLESISLFKKGGTLYQKFGNMYRRFVVPRVVKKSKRIITVSQFEKQRIGEFFGFAPDDPRLVAIYNGVGEHFKPVEDQAELLRVKEKYRLPDNYVFFLGNTDPKKNTIGVLRAFSAYLKAGNPPLKLVMLDYEKNALDKLLLEIGDTALRNEIHLTGYVVNTDLPAIYAQSRLFLYPSLRESFGIPMLEAMRCGTPVITSNTSSMPEVSGGAALLVDPFRPEEITNAMVRLMHDNKLREELIAKGFEQSARFSWYNMALEVHKLYMEVLK; encoded by the coding sequence GAACTTATCCGCAACCTGCAGAAGATAGATACTGAGAATGAGTATTTTATATTTGTCAAGCCGGATGAGGATTCAGGCTGTCTGAAAGCTACTCCCAACTTTCATATCATCGAGCTTGATGGCGGTGCATATCCTGTATGGGAACAAAAAGCCTTACCGGCAGCTGCACGCCAGGCCGGGTGTGACCTGCTTCACTGCACCAGCAACACTGCCCCCTTGCGCCCGGGCATGCCCCTCATCATCACCCTGCACGACATCATTTACCTAGAAAGCATCAGCCTGTTTAAAAAGGGAGGAACGCTTTACCAGAAGTTTGGCAACATGTACCGCCGCTTTGTGGTGCCCAGGGTGGTAAAGAAAAGCAAAAGAATCATCACCGTATCACAGTTTGAAAAACAGCGCATTGGTGAATTTTTTGGGTTTGCGCCTGATGATCCGCGGCTTGTTGCTATCTACAACGGTGTGGGCGAGCATTTTAAACCAGTGGAAGACCAGGCCGAACTTCTGCGAGTCAAAGAAAAATATCGCCTGCCCGACAATTATGTGTTTTTTCTTGGAAATACCGATCCGAAGAAAAATACCATTGGTGTGCTCAGGGCTTTTTCAGCTTATCTCAAGGCAGGAAACCCGCCACTGAAGCTGGTAATGCTTGATTATGAAAAAAATGCATTGGATAAACTATTGCTCGAAATCGGGGATACCGCCCTGCGCAACGAGATACATCTTACGGGTTATGTGGTAAATACCGACCTGCCGGCCATTTATGCCCAAAGCAGGCTGTTTCTCTATCCCTCGCTTCGCGAGAGCTTCGGTATTCCCATGCTCGAAGCCATGCGATGCGGCACGCCGGTCATCACATCCAACACCTCCTCCATGCCGGAAGTTTCGGGAGGTGCAGCCCTGCTTGTTGATCCATTCAGGCCGGAGGAAATCACCAACGCCATGGTCAGATTGATGCATGACAATAAACTGCGCGAGGAACTGATTGCAAAAGGATTTGAGCAGTCGGCCCGGTTCTCGTGGTACAACATGGCGCTTGAGGTACACAAATTATATATGGAGGTTTTGAAATAA
- a CDS encoding glycosyltransferase has protein sequence MIRNRDFIIIGLQALDSRIGSNCINIAHEIARHNRVLYVNYPLDRLTRFRERKDPLIRKRIRVIRGQEPDLVQVSENMWNLYPRTMLESISQLPNDRLFDFLNKINNRRYSRQIQSAIDRLGFKDYFIFNDSDMFRGFYLKELLKPELYIYYTRDNLIAVDYWKTQGIRIEAALMAKSDLVVANSTYLADHARKFNPRSYYVGQGCDVSLFDKRLIDRIPDDIKHISRPIIGYIGALFALRLDLEVIEHIATQRPDWQIVLVGPEDETFRNSRLHQIENIHFLGAKKMEELPYYLNVFDVAINPQLLNEVTIGNYPRKIDEYLAMGKPTVATRTKAMEVFEGYTYLAENKEEYVSLIERALKENTPELEAAREAFARSHTWENNVLEIYKWMIHTLQQPK, from the coding sequence ATGATCAGAAACCGCGATTTTATCATCATCGGCTTGCAGGCGCTCGACAGCCGCATTGGCAGCAATTGCATCAATATTGCCCATGAGATTGCGCGCCACAACAGGGTATTGTACGTTAACTATCCGCTTGACAGGCTGACCCGCTTCAGAGAAAGAAAAGACCCGCTGATCCGGAAACGTATCCGTGTGATACGAGGACAAGAGCCTGATCTGGTGCAGGTTTCCGAAAACATGTGGAACCTTTACCCGCGCACGATGCTCGAAAGCATCAGCCAGTTGCCCAACGACCGGCTGTTCGACTTCTTGAACAAGATCAACAACAGACGCTACTCCAGGCAAATACAATCAGCCATCGACCGCCTTGGTTTCAAGGACTACTTTATTTTCAACGACAGCGACATGTTCAGGGGTTTCTACTTAAAAGAACTTCTGAAACCTGAACTTTATATCTATTACACCCGCGACAACCTTATTGCGGTGGATTACTGGAAAACACAGGGCATCCGTATCGAAGCAGCGCTAATGGCCAAATCCGATCTGGTGGTAGCCAATTCCACTTACCTGGCCGATCATGCCCGCAAGTTTAACCCCAGGTCCTACTATGTGGGGCAGGGATGCGACGTGAGCCTCTTCGACAAGAGACTGATCGACCGCATACCGGACGATATCAAACACATCTCCAGGCCAATCATAGGCTACATTGGTGCCTTGTTTGCCTTGAGGCTCGACCTCGAAGTAATCGAACACATTGCCACCCAACGGCCGGACTGGCAGATAGTGCTTGTGGGACCAGAGGACGAAACATTCAGGAACAGCCGTCTGCATCAGATCGAAAACATCCATTTCCTGGGTGCAAAAAAGATGGAAGAGCTGCCATACTACCTCAATGTATTCGATGTGGCCATCAATCCGCAATTACTCAACGAAGTAACCATAGGCAATTATCCCCGTAAGATTGACGAATATTTAGCCATGGGAAAACCCACCGTGGCCACACGAACAAAGGCCATGGAAGTTTTTGAGGGATATACTTATCTTGCTGAAAATAAGGAGGAATATGTCAGTTTGATTGAACGGGCACTGAAGGAGAATACTCCGGAGCTCGAAGCAGCACGCGAGGCTTTTGCCCGCAGCCACACCTGGGAAAACAATGTGCTCGAGATCTACAAATGGATGATCCATACCCTGCAACAGCCAAAATAG
- a CDS encoding acyltransferase yields the protein MGLVDTIKSNPRLKQFALWLLMPRNQARPRLWVRILLNPLKHKRKKGSLVRRRTRMDVLPFNNFVLGSNSTIEDFATINNGVGDVIIGDRTRIGLGCVLIGPVTVGNDVMFAQNIVVSGLNHGYQDLSLPPSKQPVETKPILIEDEVWIGANSVITAGVTIGKHSVVAAGSVVTKSVPPYSVVAGNPARVLKQYNPQTNQWEKPTN from the coding sequence ATGGGACTGGTTGATACAATAAAAAGCAATCCACGCCTGAAGCAATTTGCCCTTTGGTTGCTGATGCCACGCAATCAGGCCAGGCCGCGCCTGTGGGTACGCATCCTGCTTAATCCTTTGAAGCACAAAAGAAAAAAAGGGTCGCTGGTACGCAGGCGCACACGCATGGATGTGCTGCCATTCAACAACTTTGTCCTGGGAAGCAACTCAACCATCGAAGATTTTGCCACCATCAACAATGGGGTTGGTGATGTGATTATTGGCGATCGCACCCGCATCGGTTTGGGTTGTGTATTGATCGGTCCGGTAACTGTGGGCAACGACGTCATGTTTGCCCAGAATATTGTTGTTTCCGGACTCAATCATGGCTATCAGGACCTCAGCCTCCCACCGAGCAAACAACCGGTCGAAACAAAGCCTATACTTATTGAAGACGAAGTATGGATAGGCGCCAACAGCGTCATCACAGCCGGTGTCACTATTGGAAAACACTCGGTGGTGGCCGCCGGAAGTGTGGTAACCAAATCAGTACCGCCTTATTCCGTCGTGGCGGGCAATCCGGCAAGAGTTTTGAAACAGTACAATCCCCAAACCAACCAATGGGAAAAACCAACCAATTGA
- a CDS encoding FkbM family methyltransferase, with protein MQKLLTFYRYLKDFLRYGQIRPTIAAALYVTIRKSFLRTRLVRGKLGYFLHRKGTLDFQFANYAYEWGVKCFMNKHAPGKDVFIDVGANVGTYSVMMAGKGLRVIAFEPAYENFKALNINMMINNLEKRFSAFNFGLGAENRRAGFHFDPLNTGASHLDTLPFENETFAARAVHTEIELRRFDDILDKLNIHPDDKVLMKIDVEGMEDQVINGARNFIRNHKNLTMVMECAHTDKGLLMNLLSEMGRFEFLEVDNLNFGARKLDT; from the coding sequence ATGCAAAAACTGCTCACCTTCTACAGGTACCTCAAGGATTTCCTGCGCTACGGTCAGATCAGGCCCACCATTGCGGCAGCATTGTATGTAACTATCAGAAAATCATTTCTCCGGACACGTCTGGTACGTGGTAAGCTTGGTTATTTTCTCCACCGGAAAGGCACACTTGATTTCCAGTTTGCCAATTATGCCTATGAATGGGGGGTGAAGTGTTTCATGAATAAACATGCACCGGGCAAGGATGTATTTATTGATGTGGGCGCCAACGTGGGCACCTATTCCGTGATGATGGCCGGCAAAGGCTTGAGGGTCATCGCTTTCGAGCCTGCATACGAAAACTTCAAGGCCCTGAACATCAATATGATGATAAACAATCTGGAGAAGCGTTTCAGCGCATTCAACTTTGGCCTGGGCGCCGAGAACCGTCGTGCAGGATTTCATTTCGACCCGCTGAACACAGGCGCCTCTCATCTGGATACCCTGCCTTTTGAAAACGAAACCTTCGCCGCCCGTGCTGTACATACCGAAATCGAGCTCAGGCGATTTGATGACATTCTTGATAAACTAAACATTCATCCGGACGACAAGGTGCTGATGAAAATTGATGTGGAAGGAATGGAAGATCAGGTGATTAACGGTGCCCGGAATTTTATCCGCAACCATAAAAACCTGACCATGGTTATGGAATGTGCACACACGGACAAAGGATTATTAATGAATCTTTTGAGCGAGATGGGGCGCTTCGAATTTCTCGAAGTGGACAACCTCAACTTCGGCGCACGCAAGCTGGACACTTAA